The following is a genomic window from Verrucomicrobiia bacterium.
GCCAACAGGGCCGGCGGGTTGGTCAGCGTCAACACCGCCTCATTCGCGCCCGCCAACGGCTGATCATCCATAAACCACTGGAATCCCGCACCCGCCGAATTGGCCACACTGAGGCGGAAGACTGCCGCCTCACCCGCACTCACAAACGCCGGCCTCGGCTGGGCGGCAATGACCGGCCCCGCAAGCAGGCTGCCGGCCTGCCGGGGCTGCGTGCCCAGCAAAAACTCCTCGTAATTGCTGAAACCATCGCCGTCGGCATCTTGATCCGCATCGGCAGAATCAAATTTATTAAAGCCGTACTCGTCTTCATAAGCATCGGGCAGCCCGTCCTGGTCTATATCCGTCCCAAGGTAGGCCGGCACATTCGCCCGGCCCGGGGTGGGCGATAACCCCCGCCAGTTGACCGGTTCATTGGCATGACGCATGGGCCAGAACCGCTGAAGCGCCGCCCCGCCCCCCGCCGCCTCGGGAGGCCAGGGCAGATTCGGCGCATAAGTAACCCCTTCAACCAGCAGGTAAGGCACATAGCCCTGCAACGGTCCCGGCCCTTGCGGGGGATCAGGCCGCTGCAATTCCACGCGCTCGCCGGCATTATCCAGGCGTCCCCGCCACGGCCCAACAAGCGGCGTATTGCTCGGCAGGTTATACCGTGTCAGAAAAGTATTTCTGGCGGTGGCATCCCTTGCCGGGTCAAATCCCACCACCAGCAGGAAACCCCGGCGCGGCAGCACCGTGCCCTGCGGAAAATCAAAGTCCACCCCACCGCGCAGGCGCCAGGTGTTGGTGGGATAAGCCGGATCATATAGCGGCACATTGTTGGTGGAGAGGTTCAACAGTTCAATGTATTCCAATACCGCCGCTTCTTCCGCATTTGTGCCCCCCGTGGGCGGGGCATACATGATCTCATTCAACACCACCGGCCCCACCAGGGGAAGGGCATTGGGCAATCCCCCGCCCTGCCTGAACTCGGCCAGACTGACCGGGTTATCCCGCCCAAACGTGCGCCGCTGCAGGGGGACGTATTCGATGCCCACAGTAGTGTTGATGCGGCCGGCGGAAACACCGTTGGCCATCGGCCCCACTGCGGCAAACGTCCGCCGACCGGTAAGACGGCCCTCGCCATCGGCCTCCGACAGCCAAACCTCAGTGCCATAAACTGAACTTAAGGCAAAAGGTTTGGCGCCCGCGTTGAATTGATATTCGTAGAAGACCAAAAAGCCCTGGGGCGCCAGCACACTGCCCTGGGGCAGGCGATATTTCCGCAGGTCATGTTCCTGATCGCTCAGGTACCACCCGCTCACATCCACCGGCGCGTTGACCAGGTTGATCAGCTCCACCGCATCCTCCAGCGGGGCATCCGTATGCGTGAGCACCTCATTAATGGCCACCGTGGTCAGGGGCAGGTAATTCGGGCGGCCGGGGGTTGGCGAGGCCGGAAATCGAGTGATGACATTGCCCCCATCGGGCAGGCGCCCCTCCGCCACGTTCGGCAGTTGCTCCCCAAACGCAACTGTATCAATCGTGCGCCCGTCCGCTGTCCGCAGTTGCAGATTCTCGCCCAGGGCGCTCAGCGCAAACGGCAAATGGTTGGCACCCCGCGAACGGCTGCCGCTGGCGTAAAACAAGGTTTGTCGCCCCGGCCCAATGAAACTTAGCGGCGGCAACGCTTGTTGGTTGGGCCACACCAAAGCCGGCGAATCCGCAAAGACCAGCCCGCCCAGAGCCACCGGCCGCGCATCCAGGTTGTGCAATTCCACCCAATCATCGCCGCTGTCGGGATTGGCCATCCATTCATTGATGCGCAGGTTCAGGGGATCTCCCAGCAACGCCGGCGCGGCGTTGGACTGCCCGGGAGTGGGCGCCGCCAGCAACCGCCACTCCCCATTATGCAGCCCAATGCTGAAGTCCGCTGCCTGAGGCCCAAAACTCACTGAATCCACCAACAACCCCTGCGCGTTGAACAAGCAGACCTCCTCGCCCTCCCCGGAAAGCCCGAAGCCCGTGTTAAGATAGGGGCCGGCGTTGGTGGTGGCCGGACGCTCACTATCACACCAGACCACCAGGAAACCTCCCGCAGGCAGGGTGGTATTGGTCGGGAATACCCACTTGTCAGGCACGTCGCGCCGATCGCTCAACCGCATGCCCCCCAAATTCACCGTCACACCCAGGGGGTTGTATAACTCAATAAAGTCAGCCCGGCGGAACATGGCATTGGTCACGGACCCGTAATTAATCGCCAAGATTTCATTCAACCGCGGCCCGCTGTTGGTCATCTGGTAATTCGGCGCGCCGGGCGTCGGCGACAGCGGGAAATACACCAAATTGCTGCTGGCATCCGGAAGACGCCCCATCGAAACCCCCTCCGTCTGCCGGCCATAGCTGACGCGCTGAATTAAGTTGCCAGCGCTGTCATGCAAGGCAATTGCCCCGCCACCGGCGGCCAGTTTGAAATTGAGGTGTTCCGGCCCGGCCGTCTCATCGGCAAACAATCGAAGGTAACCGCCCGCTGGAATGAATGACAACGCATTGTAGCGGTATATGGTGGCGCCGTGCTCAAAATAAACCCCCTGCAAACCAACCGGCAGGGACGCCGGATTGTAGATCTCCAGCCAGTCCTCGCTGCCAGGCGGGGAATTCGCCATCCATTCATTGAGCACCAATTGCCCGGCCGAAGCCAGCGGCGCAGCCTGGTTGGGGGCGCGTGGTGTGGGGCGGTTGAGCACCCATTGGCCACTGACGATGCCGATGGAATAGTCGTCCAGTTGCAGCCCGAAGCCCATCGCATCCACCAGATTGGTTCGTGCATCATAGAGGTAAAGACGGTCCCCGCCCCGGTTGAGAGCAAAGCCGGTGTGCAAGCCGGGCGCCGTGTAATTGGTATCGCAGAAAACCAGCAAATAGCCGCCCCCCTCGATGGTGGTCCCGGCCGGAAAAACAAACTTCCGCGGATTGCTGTTATCGCTCAGGCTCCAGCCGGCGAGATTGACGGCACTCATGCCGCTATTATGCAACTCCACCCAGTCGGGCATCGTACCCCCGTTGGTGAGGGTGGTCAGGTTGGCGGCCATGATTTCGTTCAAGCGAATGGGCGCCGGCGGCGTCGCGGATGCGGTGGTGACCACCCCGGGCGTGCCCCCCCATGCCGCACTGCTCCTCCAGTTGGCCGGCTCATCAGGATCCCCCTCGCGCCGGACATACTCCAGAGAATATCCATAGCCATCCGGCTCTCTGGGCCAGCCATTTTCATCATCATAGGTCACCCAAAAGATATTGCCCTCCGGCACAAAGCGTTTATCCACAATGCCCAGCCGCTGCCCACCGTTGGATAAATTGCCACCAAAATAACCGTCCACCTTCACCCCGGGATAGCGCGCCGCAAAGGCATTGCTGCTCAGCCCCGATGCCACCAGGAAAACCTCCCCCGGCGCCAATACCCGGCCCACCGGGAAGGTGTAATTGACGCCCGCCAATCCGAAATAACTCAAGTCCACGGGCACGCCCCCGGCATTATAGATTTCAATAAACTCATAAGCATCACCCCCCGGCGGGTTGTACATGATCTCGGTGATTTGCAGCGGCGTCCCCAGTTGCTCCATGAGAAAGGCGGCCTCATTAAGGGCGCTCCAACTGGTGCCAACCAGGTGCCGCGCCTTGACCACCGTCGAGCTGTTCAAGATAACCGGTCCGGTGTACAGCCGGGCCGTAGGCTCAATGGCCCCCGTGCCATACACGCGCGGATCCAGACCATTGGTGGTGTAATAAACCGCGCCGCCCCCCGCGTTGTTGGTGATGACCAGCGCAAATCCCTGCGGCACTCGTCCCCCATGTTGATTGAAGGACGGCGCGGCATTGGTGGGATACAAACCCGCACTGCGCATCTGGCTCAAAAACACACTCTGGCGCTGGGGAAAATAGGATTGAATCAGCCGGTTCACCTCCGGCAGCCAGTAATCATCCCGCGTATAGAGATAATACGGACCCGTTTGATATTGATGCACATCGCGGCGGTAATCCCCCCAACGGGCCGACTCCGCAATGATGGGCAGATGCAAAATGGAGGTCCACCGCTGCCAGCGCGCAATGTTGTTCTCAATGCTAAGCGCGCCGTTGTTGAACAAATGCTTGTGCGTGCGATCGGCAAACAACAGCCGGTATTCCGCGTTCAATATGAGATTGGTGTGCAGGTTGGACGGCAAATCCGTGCTCGTCACCCGGTTGTGGTTGACATCCACGATCAGTTGCTCGCCGTCCCACGTAACGTATTTGAAGCGCCCGTCCGCCGCGCGTTTGCGCACCGCGTTCCAGTTGCCATCGCGCCCCCAGTCCTGATTCGCCCCGTAAAAATTGAGCAGCATGTAATCCACAAAATGCACCATGTCCAGCCGCTGGGTCAGGGCATTGTAGTTGGCCAGATTGGTGATGGCCGGACTGGTCCCCAGCGCCACCATCGCATTATAGGCCGTCATGTCGCCATCAATCGCCTCCGTGGGTTTGGAAACAATCGCATCGTATTCCTCCGGCGCGCCGCCCAGGTAGTTCGCCGCAAAATTGGCATCCACCCGCTCCCCAAATTCATAGACCCCCCAGTACAAACCGTTCAAATACAGATGGAAAAAGCGCGAGTGCCCGGACAACATGCCCATGTCCCGCGCGGTTTCCTTGACCCACGCATCCCGGATTCGGGTCCCCCGCAGGCGCTGGTTGGGATCCCAATGCACCCAGGAATTGTTGAAATCAGCCCGCAGCACCAGGGTGTCAAACCGCTGCACCGGCGAGTCCTCAAACACCGGATATTCCAAATCCCCTGCCCCATACTTGCCCCGGAAAAGAAGCCGGAAGGGATGCTTCGGCGTCTTTTGCGGCGTGCGCGAGGCATTGCCTTGTATGCGTATGCCGCAATCCACCTGAAAAGCCGTGGCGCCATTCGTCAAAATGAACTCCGCCGAGCAGGGCCGCTCCCACAAATACCGCTGATCCGCCGGCGGTTCCGGGTGCGTGTAAATCCCGTTCACCGACCCAAACAGATCATCCACACTCAGGGTGATGGACAATATCGGCAGCGCCCGCAGCGCATTGGTCATCTGCGCCGCATACGCCGGGTGGTTCACCACCTCGGGATCCATCTCATAATCGGACGGATACCCCGTCCACACCGTGCTGCCCACCGGATAACCCGCCGGATCATTCGGCTGCCGCAACACCTGCCCCGGAAAAATATACGTGTGCGAAACCACCTTGGAGGGCAGCAAATTGGGATAAGTCGCCAGCACCCGCAACACCGTGGTGTTGGTGATGCGCAATGGCCCGGTGTACAACGTGCCATAACTCGGCGTGGGCGCGCTGCCGTCAGTGGTGTAACGCAACGTGGCCCCCGGCAACGGATGAGTCAAAACCAGCGTGAACGGCTGCTCAAACAATCCCCGCGCCACACTCACATGCGCCACCGGCGTCACCCCCGTCAAGGGACTGTCGGGATTGGGCGCCCCCGGCGTGGGCGAGGCGTAATACTTCCATTGCCCTCCGGGACTCAACCCATAAGAGTAATCATTCCGCTGCTCCGGAAACTGCGGCCGAAATTCCGTGACCACCTCCCGCGGCGACTCGGCATTGTACAGGCCCAGATAATCGCCGTTGAGATTCAGCCGAAAATTGGTGTGCAGCCGCAAACCGGTCTTGCGATCCTTCCCCGACGCATGCACCACCAGATATTGGCCCGGCTGCAATACCACCGCCGGAAACACCCAACGCCCGGGATCATTCGCATTGTCCGTTAACGACATCCCGCCCAAATTCACCGGCGCGCTGCCGTAATTGTACAACTCGATCCAGTCGGTCAATTCGCCATCCTCGTCCTTGTAACCCGTCGCGCTCTCATTCCCTGCCAGAAACTCGTTGATCCGCACCGTCGGCAGGCCCAGTTGCGGATTCAAAGTCACCGTCCACCCTTCACCCACAAAGGCATTGGGCGCCGCAGCAAAATCCACAATCCCATGATTTGTCTGCCAGGCCAGATACACCGTGCCCGTTGCCGGCTGGCTGAAACTGAAACGATACTGCCCCGGCGCCAGCAACGTAAGCTGGCCGGCCGGCGTCCCATTGACCAGCAAACTGCCTGCCCGCACCCCGGCCACCGGCTCACTGAACACCACCTCCACCTGCGTCAGCTTCCGCACCACCGCCCCCGCCGGCGGCGTCACCGAAACCAGGCGGGGCGCCTCCACATCCACGTAATGGTAAGTCCACCGCGCAGAAGGCGCGTCTTCCACAAAACGATTGGGGGGCTCGGCCAGATCCCGAATATCATGCCCGGCATCCCACGTCATCTGCACCTCCCCATAATTCAGGCGGTCAAACAAAAACAAATACCCGCCATTGGTGAAAATGACCGTGTGCGCCGGCATCCCGTTGGCCAGCAAATCCTCCGCCAGCACATTGGTCACCGGCTCGCTGAAGGCCACCCACACCTGGCTGAGATTGGTGGCTACCCCCGGCGGAGGTTGCATGTCCACAAGCTGCGGCGGGGTGGTATCACCCTGCGCCCATAACGCCAATCCGGTCACCAGACCGGCCCACAAACACACTATTTTACGACTCATCTTCTCATCCCAAATACACCGGGGCACTTTGCCGGTGCGTGCAGTATTCGGACTTTATCACACCCCCCCACCCCTTTCGAGAAGATTGTTGCGCAAACACGAAAAAAACAGGTGCCGGCGCTTGGACTATAACGCGGTAAAGAGCGTCCCCACGGCCTTTACATGCTCAATAGAGCGCCGAAGCGGGGGCCGCGGGTGCTGAGGCAGAGTTCGGCAAAACCCAAAAGCTGCATAACCTCGGCAAAAATGGCGGTGCCCATGAGAATGACATCGGCCCGGTTGGGCGGCAGGCCGGCAATTTGGCGGCGCCGGGCCAGGGGCAGGCTCCACAGATGATCGCGCCATTGCCGTACTTTGTCCGCCGGCAACCGCAGGTTTTCAAGCTGTTCGCGCTCAAACCCCGTCATCCCCAGCTCCATGCGCCCCAGTATGGTGGCGGTGCCGCCAATGCCCACCCATTGGCAGCCGGCAGGCAGGTGCGGTTGAAGCGCCGGCAATACGGCAGAACTCAAAAAGGCATGCAGCCGCTGGCAACATTCCTGTTTTTCAGCCGGCGCAGGCGGATCGCTCAAATGC
Proteins encoded in this region:
- a CDS encoding lamin tail domain-containing protein, giving the protein MSRKIVCLWAGLVTGLALWAQGDTTPPQLVDMQPPPGVATNLSQVWVAFSEPVTNVLAEDLLANGMPAHTVIFTNGGYLFLFDRLNYGEVQMTWDAGHDIRDLAEPPNRFVEDAPSARWTYHYVDVEAPRLVSVTPPAGAVVRKLTQVEVVFSEPVAGVRAGSLLVNGTPAGQLTLLAPGQYRFSFSQPATGTVYLAWQTNHGIVDFAAAPNAFVGEGWTVTLNPQLGLPTVRINEFLAGNESATGYKDEDGELTDWIELYNYGSAPVNLGGMSLTDNANDPGRWVFPAVVLQPGQYLVVHASGKDRKTGLRLHTNFRLNLNGDYLGLYNAESPREVVTEFRPQFPEQRNDYSYGLSPGGQWKYYASPTPGAPNPDSPLTGVTPVAHVSVARGLFEQPFTLVLTHPLPGATLRYTTDGSAPTPSYGTLYTGPLRITNTTVLRVLATYPNLLPSKVVSHTYIFPGQVLRQPNDPAGYPVGSTVWTGYPSDYEMDPEVVNHPAYAAQMTNALRALPILSITLSVDDLFGSVNGIYTHPEPPADQRYLWERPCSAEFILTNGATAFQVDCGIRIQGNASRTPQKTPKHPFRLLFRGKYGAGDLEYPVFEDSPVQRFDTLVLRADFNNSWVHWDPNQRLRGTRIRDAWVKETARDMGMLSGHSRFFHLYLNGLYWGVYEFGERVDANFAANYLGGAPEEYDAIVSKPTEAIDGDMTAYNAMVALGTSPAITNLANYNALTQRLDMVHFVDYMLLNFYGANQDWGRDGNWNAVRKRAADGRFKYVTWDGEQLIVDVNHNRVTSTDLPSNLHTNLILNAEYRLLFADRTHKHLFNNGALSIENNIARWQRWTSILHLPIIAESARWGDYRRDVHQYQTGPYYLYTRDDYWLPEVNRLIQSYFPQRQSVFLSQMRSAGLYPTNAAPSFNQHGGRVPQGFALVITNNAGGGAVYYTTNGLDPRVYGTGAIEPTARLYTGPVILNSSTVVKARHLVGTSWSALNEAAFLMEQLGTPLQITEIMYNPPGGDAYEFIEIYNAGGVPVDLSYFGLAGVNYTFPVGRVLAPGEVFLVASGLSSNAFAARYPGVKVDGYFGGNLSNGGQRLGIVDKRFVPEGNIFWVTYDDENGWPREPDGYGYSLEYVRREGDPDEPANWRSSAAWGGTPGVVTTASATPPAPIRLNEIMAANLTTLTNGGTMPDWVELHNSGMSAVNLAGWSLSDNSNPRKFVFPAGTTIEGGGYLLVFCDTNYTAPGLHTGFALNRGGDRLYLYDARTNLVDAMGFGLQLDDYSIGIVSGQWVLNRPTPRAPNQAAPLASAGQLVLNEWMANSPPGSEDWLEIYNPASLPVGLQGVYFEHGATIYRYNALSFIPAGGYLRLFADETAGPEHLNFKLAAGGGAIALHDSAGNLIQRVSYGRQTEGVSMGRLPDASSNLVYFPLSPTPGAPNYQMTNSGPRLNEILAINYGSVTNAMFRRADFIELYNPLGVTVNLGGMRLSDRRDVPDKWVFPTNTTLPAGGFLVVWCDSERPATTNAGPYLNTGFGLSGEGEEVCLFNAQGLLVDSVSFGPQAADFSIGLHNGEWRLLAAPTPGQSNAAPALLGDPLNLRINEWMANPDSGDDWVELHNLDARPVALGGLVFADSPALVWPNQQALPPLSFIGPGRQTLFYASGSRSRGANHLPFALSALGENLQLRTADGRTIDTVAFGEQLPNVAEGRLPDGGNVITRFPASPTPGRPNYLPLTTVAINEVLTHTDAPLEDAVELINLVNAPVDVSGWYLSDQEHDLRKYRLPQGSVLAPQGFLVFYEYQFNAGAKPFALSSVYGTEVWLSEADGEGRLTGRRTFAAVGPMANGVSAGRINTTVGIEYVPLQRRTFGRDNPVSLAEFRQGGGLPNALPLVGPVVLNEIMYAPPTGGTNAEEAAVLEYIELLNLSTNNVPLYDPAYPTNTWRLRGGVDFDFPQGTVLPRRGFLLVVGFDPARDATARNTFLTRYNLPSNTPLVGPWRGRLDNAGERVELQRPDPPQGPGPLQGYVPYLLVEGVTYAPNLPWPPEAAGGGAALQRFWPMRHANEPVNWRGLSPTPGRANVPAYLGTDIDQDGLPDAYEDEYGFNKFDSADADQDADGDGFSNYEEFLLGTQPRQAGSLLAGPVIAAQPRPAFVSAGEAAVFRLSVANSAGAGFQWFMDDQPLAGANEAVLTLTNPPALLANRFRCAVANVAGLAMSEPVYITYVIPPMPLAVTNGTTTNLTVTVSGLGNYTFQWRRNGVDVPGATQRTLGLTNVTAEVEGWYTVVIRDGSWTYETPPVFFKVMYRVSFVRQPEPAVIRAAGESVTLSVETSGTWPITYTWRRVGIPVAMMTLDSNVATLTLTNLNATNAVYYDVVITNQVGVLGRANSERAFVNVLTNVPLSRAVQPGSNVVLSVGMTGLQALRFYQWHFQNQPLPGMTNATLTLANFQATNAGAYHVTVSTTNATYDTAPAWVTLLAPPVLSRPRLEAGGQFRLTLEGNPGLRYVVEASSDLAGWTNVAIIAATNRPLEYLLPQGEGGQRFYRVRLSP